From Bradyrhizobium sp. sBnM-33:
AGCGCTGGTTTCGAGCGCTATATCCGACAAAAATTGCGCTGCAGCGCTATCCGCCGCCGAAGGCGCGGCGAGAGATGCCAAATTGGGCATCTGGGCAAATTCGACGGCCATAAAAAACGCGGAAAGTCCGGGCGATATTCTGGCCGCGATTGGGCACTTTACGGTGGTCGAGGGCAGAGTACTGTCGGTTCGGCAGGCAGGGGCAATCACCTACCTGAATTTCGGGCGGAACTGGACACGGGACTTTGCTGCGACTATTTCAAGGCGCATCATACCGGCGCTCGAAAGCGCCGGCCTTGGACCTAAGTCGCTCGAAAATCGACGGATTCGTGTCCGCGGCGTCGTCTCGTCGCGGGGAGGACCACGGATTGAAGTGTTCCGGGTGGGGCAGATTGAGGTGTTGGGCGGGAAATAGTGCTTGATCCGAAGACTTGG
This genomic window contains:
- a CDS encoding thermonuclease family protein, with translation MTGPALRYSAALPACAALFLALASVAAQAAAADWVLERQGEGRVAAVVDTRGFRLEDGREVRLAGIERAGTDTASGRTALSAIITGRDVTLHGEDDTPDRYGRQSAFVFVTGSEQSVQSELLRRGEALVSSAISDKNCAAALSAAEGAARDAKLGIWANSTAIKNAESPGDILAAIGHFTVVEGRVLSVRQAGAITYLNFGRNWTRDFAATISRRIIPALESAGLGPKSLENRRIRVRGVVSSRGGPRIEVFRVGQIEVLGGK